GACACATCATCAACTGCCCATTGAGTGCGATCGCCCGCTTCGTCCGCTTCGGTCTGGGTTGTTTGACGAAACGAATAGGGATAGGCAACCCGCAGTTGGTCAACCTGGAGCAAAACGTCGTTCATGGGCACATCTCGACGGAACAGAAAGTATCTGGGCGATCGCTGTTCATTATGACAGAAGGGGCGATCTGTCGATCGCCCCTCCTCGCTACAAATCAGTTAAATCAGCGAATTGATGAATCTACCCTTTGCGGATGGGGGTCCCGCAGGGATAGGTAGCTACAGGTTGACGAGATTCTTCCTCTAATTTAGGAAGGGCGATCGCAGGTTGTTCCTCAGCGGATTTCTGCTCCTCTAGGGCCACAAAGTAATCGCGGCGTAGTTGCTCTAGCAGTCCTTCCCGCTGATCGTACAAACGCTTCAGAGGACGAGCCGCGCATTGGTTCATGACGTAGGCTCCCATGACCGGGAGGGCGATCGTGCTGTCGGTGTAGCACACAACCGTATTCGGTAACTCATCGGGATCCACCTTGCCCCAGCTTACGGCTTCATTGGGCGTTGCTCCCGACAGTCCACCCGTATCAGGACGGGCATCCGTGATCTGCACGAAGTAATCATGCCCCCGCTCTTCCAGACCCAGAACCTCGTGAATTTGTGGCTGGGTTTGCAGCAGGAAGTTCTTCGGACTGCCCCCACCCAGAATCAAGGCTGCACTCTTGCCGTCTACGCCCGGAATACCCGAATGCCGAGCACCATAGGCGATCGCTGCGGTTTCGTTGACATCCTGCGAGGGATCAAGCACCAGCTTCGAGCCTTCCAGAGCCAAGGCAGCCACATTCATCCCAATGGAGCTATCGCCCGGAGAGGAGGTGTAGATAGGAACGCCGCACTCATAGGCTGTTGCCAACAGCGAGGAATGCTCTACGCCGATCTGTTGTTCAATGGCGTAAACGTACT
The Synechococcales cyanobacterium T60_A2020_003 DNA segment above includes these coding regions:
- a CDS encoding deoxyhypusine synthase family protein, which codes for YVYAIEQQIGVEHSSLLATAYECGVPIYTSSPGDSSIGMNVAALALEGSKLVLDPSQDVNETAAIAYGARHSGIPGVDGKSAALILGGGSPKNFLLQTQPQIHEVLGLEERGHDYFVQITDARPDTGGLSGATPNEAVSWGKVDPDELPNTVVCYTDSTIALPVMGAYVMNQCAARPLKRLYDQREGLLEQLRRDYFVALEEQKSAEEQPAIALPKLEEESRQPVATYPCGTPIRKG